From the genome of Candidatus Electrothrix communis, one region includes:
- a CDS encoding metallophosphoesterase — protein sequence MADPFRKKLVAINALQNIRGVDLPVGLAFVQLLVTGPPGAGKTFYIKKIHGWPNEGYIDLTRKGWWKDKTLIYRPREIHLGLPFEGFPQALTVFDPEWKDADKPLRLQLERIQLPPEGYDFLQSNWRQRYIFEFILPKPDVIFKQRLERKSEGYFPVDEVMTLDIVKRQVAAYQEVVLYLHRVKMQVYIRESLEQPPMCIVEEGEPGIPAWATAISGPRPSLTTLDGWKWLILRRDPSNWLALTDQWQKITKETRISFDGNPFELKLGSQVLRFYPEMPLGVRRKYLRRNWLITDPSTYGLHLCRFTRVCPGETVMIGRSNEEYHLAFDFDQSVAARHITLSNIKGDIIITPLTEKSPVEIIQVMDAEREDRVAQRRYQAMRTIRRIYGGGISLLPSDQALALLKDVNTLLEQEAYRPENNEGQPGGLIELPNTLAPIIVGDLHAQVDNLLKIITENRFLPGMKADTASLIILGDAVHSEVDGEMEDMDSSILMMDLILHLKRYFPKNLFYLKGNHDTFSESLSKNTISQGVLMRRRLGELRGDEYVAEMERFYNLLAYVICSDSFIACHAGPSRRKVNRDKLINLHNHAKISNDLINSRLKRPHYLAGYTKGDVKRFQKNLGLAKHTPFIVGHTPIDPSGSVWRNVADIKGHHIICSSNPDGPSLFVEVNSNMIPIDYPSEPLIKLIEKIDDEDQT from the coding sequence ATGGCAGATCCGTTCAGAAAAAAATTGGTGGCGATCAACGCCCTGCAAAATATTCGCGGGGTGGACCTTCCCGTTGGTCTGGCCTTTGTTCAGCTGCTGGTGACCGGGCCGCCAGGAGCAGGGAAAACTTTTTATATCAAAAAAATACACGGATGGCCCAATGAGGGCTATATTGATCTGACCCGCAAGGGCTGGTGGAAGGACAAGACCCTTATCTACCGTCCCCGTGAAATACACCTTGGTTTACCCTTTGAAGGCTTCCCCCAGGCCTTAACTGTCTTCGATCCGGAATGGAAAGACGCGGACAAACCTCTGCGCCTGCAATTGGAACGTATTCAGCTCCCGCCAGAAGGGTACGACTTTCTCCAGAGCAACTGGCGACAACGCTATATCTTTGAATTCATCCTCCCCAAGCCGGATGTGATTTTCAAACAACGTCTGGAACGCAAGTCAGAGGGCTATTTCCCTGTGGACGAGGTCATGACCCTTGATATAGTCAAACGACAGGTGGCTGCGTACCAGGAAGTCGTCCTCTATCTCCACAGAGTGAAGATGCAGGTCTATATTCGGGAATCCCTGGAACAACCGCCTATGTGTATTGTGGAAGAAGGCGAGCCCGGTATTCCGGCCTGGGCCACAGCCATCTCCGGCCCCAGACCGAGCCTGACCACCCTGGATGGCTGGAAATGGCTGATCCTTCGTCGCGATCCGAGTAATTGGCTGGCACTTACCGACCAATGGCAAAAAATAACAAAAGAAACTCGGATCTCCTTTGACGGCAATCCCTTTGAGCTGAAACTTGGCAGCCAGGTCCTACGCTTCTACCCTGAAATGCCCTTAGGCGTACGAAGAAAATATCTGCGCAGAAACTGGTTGATCACAGACCCGAGTACCTATGGCCTGCACCTCTGTCGATTCACCCGTGTTTGTCCAGGTGAAACAGTGATGATAGGTCGCTCCAATGAAGAGTATCACCTTGCTTTTGATTTTGATCAAAGCGTTGCTGCCCGTCACATCACCCTCAGTAATATTAAAGGTGATATTATCATAACGCCCCTGACCGAAAAAAGTCCGGTGGAGATCATCCAGGTCATGGATGCTGAACGAGAAGACAGGGTAGCACAACGTCGCTACCAGGCCATGAGGACAATTCGCCGCATCTACGGTGGCGGGATCAGCCTGCTTCCATCGGACCAAGCACTTGCGCTCCTCAAAGATGTCAACACCCTCCTGGAACAGGAAGCCTATCGCCCGGAGAACAACGAAGGGCAGCCCGGCGGACTCATCGAACTTCCCAACACTCTGGCCCCAATCATTGTCGGCGATCTCCATGCCCAAGTGGACAACCTCCTTAAAATTATCACGGAAAACAGGTTCTTGCCCGGCATGAAAGCAGATACTGCCAGTCTGATCATTCTCGGCGATGCTGTCCATTCCGAAGTAGATGGCGAAATGGAAGATATGGATAGCTCCATCTTGATGATGGATCTCATTCTGCACCTCAAGCGATATTTTCCAAAAAATCTTTTTTATCTCAAGGGTAACCATGACACGTTCTCAGAGAGTTTGAGTAAAAACACGATCTCCCAGGGGGTGTTGATGCGCCGCCGACTTGGGGAATTGCGTGGTGACGAATATGTGGCGGAGATGGAGCGTTTCTACAACCTCCTTGCCTATGTTATCTGCTCTGATTCATTTATCGCCTGCCATGCTGGCCCGAGCAGAAGAAAGGTTAACCGCGATAAACTCATCAATCTGCACAATCACGCCAAGATCAGCAACGATCTCATCAACAGCCGTTTGAAAAGACCCCATTATCTGGCCGGGTATACCAAGGGTGATGTAAAGCGGTTCCAAAAAAATCTGGGTCTGGCCAAACATACCCCCTTTATTGTCGGCCATACTCCGATAGATCCTTCCGGCAGTGTTTGGCGAAATGTCGCCGACATCAAGGGACATCATATTATTTGCAGCAGCAACCCTGACGGCCCCAGCCTGTTTGTGGAGGTCAACAGTAATATGATTCCGATTGATTACCCCTCTGAACCACTGATAAAGCTTATCGAAAAAATTGACGATGAGGATCAGACATGA
- a CDS encoding TIGR00153 family protein — translation MTLRSTSPLAGLLHKSPFKPIQEHMRTVFSCVSLLQPLFEALLAKDGEKVGKIAEQIGELETAADKQKSVFRLNMPKTLFLPVDRRDLLELLHDQDCLADDAEAISQILVSRDMEVPDAIKDLLNTLLVSTLGICTEAKSIIEELDELVEVGFGGREHDKVIKMIDALRKSEHDIDQTLHKIRRALFSMEDSLPPVSVMFWYKIIALIGDMSDQAENMSDRLLLFLSK, via the coding sequence ATGACGTTGAGATCGACCAGCCCCTTAGCCGGGCTCCTGCACAAATCACCCTTTAAGCCGATTCAGGAACATATGCGGACGGTGTTCAGCTGCGTATCTTTGCTACAGCCTCTGTTTGAGGCCCTTCTTGCAAAGGACGGAGAGAAGGTCGGAAAGATTGCCGAGCAGATCGGTGAACTGGAAACAGCAGCGGATAAACAAAAAAGTGTCTTTCGCCTCAATATGCCGAAAACGCTTTTTCTGCCTGTTGACCGGAGGGATCTGCTCGAACTGCTGCACGATCAGGACTGCTTGGCTGATGACGCTGAAGCGATAAGTCAAATCCTGGTCAGTCGCGACATGGAAGTGCCTGATGCTATCAAAGACCTGCTCAACACCCTGCTGGTAAGTACTTTGGGCATCTGTACTGAAGCCAAATCAATCATCGAAGAGCTGGATGAATTGGTCGAGGTCGGCTTCGGGGGCAGGGAGCATGACAAGGTTATTAAAATGATAGATGCTCTGCGCAAGAGCGAGCATGATATCGACCAAACCCTGCATAAGATCAGACGCGCCCTGTTCAGCATGGAAGACAGCCTGCCTCCTGTCTCGGTCATGTTTTGGTATAAGATTATCGCGTTGATCGGCGACATGTCGGATCAGGCGGAAAACATGTCGGATCGTTTACTGTTGTTCCTGTCAAAGTAA